CATTGTTTCAACCTCAATCTGATCACCATCGCCAACCCTGCCTGAGGATTTTATTCCCTCAAGCTGCTTAGCCAAATTTTCCACAAGCCTGAAAGAGAAAAACCAAAGAGATGAGCTGAGGCTTGATGGCTGAAATACATACTGTATGTGCAGTAAATTACCTTTCCAATCTCTCTTTCTCGTCGATGGAAAAACTTAATGATTTCTGAAGAGATTCCATTTCTGCTCGATTTTGAATAGCCTTCAGGTAGCAAAAACAAGCCATAAGTTAGAGTTTGTTTTCATCGAAattaaagagagaagaaaactcGACAGAAGGCAAGAATAACCTGCATCCGGAGGAATTCATTCTCATCTTGGATTGATGAAAGTTTCTTTGACTCCTGATTCTGCAACAATACAATAACAACAAGTGTCGGAATATTAATACTTTGTGAGGTACTTACCAGCACAGATGAAAGACATTTAAGCCCATACCTGGTTCGAGTAGAACATGTTGCTGATGTTACCGTCTTCTTTCACCGTGGAGCAATCTGATTCGTGCATGAGTTTCCAATCAAGGGCTTCTAGCAGCTGTACATTATAGATCCAAGTTACATGCTAATTCAAATCGTAAAGAAAACTTCTGAGGTCTAGAAATGAGAGATTATTTTATTCACCTTAGCTTGTAACACTTGAATTTGTTGATTCAAGATATCCCGTTCACCTTCCTCACATTGTGATTTCAATCTGTGTAGCAAGTAAAAGTTTCATAACCATAAGGTGAGTAAAAGTTAAATCTGAGGAAAGATAGGGAATTTTCAAAGTGTCTTGCCTTCGGATCTCTTCTTTCAACCGCAAGTTCTCCGTGGCAAATTTGGTAACTTCCTGATTTCTATCAACCTGAGCACGTAGCACCTCTATTTCCTTCAAAAGGTCAGCCTTTTCTTTTTGCAGATGTGCTTCAACAGAGATCTTTCCTGAAGCTACCCCTTGTAAACTCTTGATTGCTGAATCTCTGAGCTTTAACATCATTTTCAGCCCGCGTATTTCatcctctcttttcttttcctgtttggagaaaataaaattatgaactCGTCAattttcatctttctttcctCAATTATCCCTCTAATGAATCAATCCCAAACGAGGAGTATATTTCTAGCGTACCAACTTCATTGAGGCCTCATTTTCAGCAGTCAAAGCCTGTAATGCAGCGTCCTTTTCCCTCTCTCTCCTGAGAGCACCAACTAGTGCAACTTCGTAGTCTTTTGGCTACAAACCCATGCAAGTGAAATTGTTAAGAACAAGCCAAATGCTGAACATTGGAGATCATATTCTTAGGGGAAACCAATGTCAAACCTTAGACGTCCTTTTGTGAGTTGTCAGAGGAGTGAATGATCCATTGAATCCATCCCACTTAAGAGACATTGGAGAAGCAGGGCAACTCATTGAGGCAGTGTCAATGTCCTGATTGTCTACTCCAGCGTTAACGATACCTCTTAAGCGGGATACTTCTTTCTGTATATACAACACCTCAGAAAAGGTCCGTGTGAGAGAAAAATAAACAGTCTTTGCTGAAATATATACCTTTAGCTGTTGGATTTGTAGACGCATTGCAATAACATCTCCAGATGCATCTTCATTGACAATTGCCTGTTgagtataatataaataatataattaaacgTGTGCCCTATATCTGATCCATGACTTAACCAACAATACCAAGGAATAATTCCATTACATTGTTCTTAATAAGCTTTGCACGCTGGGCAAACTTCAAGGTACTTAGGGTCTCCAACGAGCAACTGAATCAGGGAAAAAGGACTATGAGATACAGCCGGTGAATATTTCAGGGAATGATAAACAGACGCAAGAGTAATATGTACCTGCTAGATGGGCTTATGTTAGCAATTATTATCGTCTTTGAATTCCCTCCAAGAGAATCCTGCAGGTAGGTATGTAAGAATGACAGCCAAGAGATTACAGAACTGTAAATGCAGACATCAACATTAAGGAAATAATTTACCTGGAGCAGAAATGTAAGCTTTGAATCTCTATAAGGAACATGCACTGATTTTCCATTGGAAACACTAACAAGATTCATGATCACAAGCCTGAAAAGTCATTATAGGGACAAATCATTAGAACTACATAAGAACGACTAAAGTAGAATAATTGAcgcttgagaaaaaaaaaaatattcttaccCTAATGTTGAAAGAGACTTGTTGATGTTGGTTGCTTCTTTGAGGCGTTCACCTTCAGCTCCTGAACTCTTTTGCCTGTATCCCACATGTATGTTAGTAGAATATCTTAAGCACGCAAGTTCGCTTGTAGAATTTTTGAGCTGATATTACCTTTCAGATCCAGCTAAATCAACAAGATTAAGCCGTGCAAACCGATGATGAGTAACACCTTGAGATACCCACTAATAGAAAGCACAGGACAGGTAAGAAGATATATACAGCGGAAGAACTCTGCTCAACAAGTAAAATTGATTACCTTGCTTTCAATGATGCAAGTAAAAACACTGTGAGATCGACTACTTGCACGATTCATATTGGTTGCAGCTACTTTCCTGTTTGCAGCACCCTACACATGAATTTTGTGTTAGTTGCAAAAGAAAGCAACAAAGACTGCAGTATGAAATGAATTACCTCCATTAGTTGTTGAATCACATCTCTGGCACTTGAAACTTCAATCTCCTTAAGATTCTCAACATGAATACCTTTCTTGTGGTCTTCCCTAAGCTGCaaagggaggaggaggaggttaaGAGCATGATAAAGTTAATCCCTCGGGTTTGTTTGGTATACCTGTAAATTAGTAGAAGAAGGATCTAACAAATCAAGAATTTGCTCGTTGTAGATCTCCAGAAATGAGCATCTACAAGTGAACTGAAGCTTCTCCTCATTGCGGACCTCTTTTTCCTTTTGGATCCTAGAgaacaaaaactcaaaaactcTAGGAGTCATCCCGCAGTTGACACTGTGTCTACGTGTTCCTCCCTCAATATCTCCAAGCATAGTGTGAGTTTTGCCACTTCCCGTCTGCAAAAGAAGTTATTATTATGATCATCAAATTAGTAGAAAAGAAAGGCAGCTCTCGGTCGCTGACCTGGCCATAAGCAAACATGCAGCTGTTGTAGCCAGCCACAACATTCTCCACCATAGGTACGCCAGCAACTTTAAACATCATCTCCTGCGTAACATTCTCGTCAGCGACAAGATCAAAAGTGAAACGAGCTTcgggattcccaatccaagtgATTGCCTGGCCGTTGTCTTGCCTAACACATTTGTTGTTCCCTTGCGTTGAAATCTCTGAGCTGCTTAGTGGACGGGTTCTTATGATAACCTACAAGCAGCAGTGTACATATATGAATCAGTGTACATATATAGTTGTGAATCCCTAAGCGCAACCGAATCTACCTGCACATTGTGATCTTTCCAGAAGGCCGGATCTTCGTTGAACTCGAAGCTGTGAGACCTCGATATCTGTGCTGCAGATCCACCGCTAATCTCTGCTTCTTCCTCCAAATCCCCCATTCTTCGAACCATGCCCTGATGATGAGCGTGGTTCTCCCTCGATACGGCGCTTGGATCCGGCGTGCACGGCACAGCGCGTGCCGACTCCGACGTGCCGGCCCTGTCGTTGAATCCGAATCGGCGCTTAATCGCGCTAGCAGTTTCCGAAATAAACGGCATCTGATTCActattaagagagagagagagagagagagaaaatcacTGAGCGAGTGagttcgagagagagagagagagagaggattttGAAATCGGGTGTGAAGGGGGAAAGAGAGAGTGAGAAAGTGAGACGTTGTGGCAAGGAGACGAGATAGATATAATCGGAGGGTTGAGGGAGCGTTTTGATTAACGGATCAGATTGATTTCCGTTTTTTGAATTCATCGGAACGTTGCCCCACTTGACTTCtctttttctatttaattaaatactattatttatttccaACATTAGTTACAATTCCAATAAAATGCGAACGTTAAACGAATCGGGACCTTGACCAGAAATACAAGCCAAACCGGAACcgtatttattgatttttcttctttttttctacgaaatgtattaaaaaaaaggaCTAGTAttgcaccaaaccaagtttttatTCTCAAACTAGCATTGAAgactcaaagtcacaaaaatatgtttcattaaagacgtaaatatacacttatacttcttggattaattaatttaaaccttagggtttagaattaaagGGTGTAGTTTTAGAattaaggtttaaaattttataaaataaaaaatagatattaaaaaattaaaaataaaaatttaaaaacagtttcaaaaattagttttgaattataaaaagaaaatttgaaaaaataattataaaaaatttcgaatctgaaaacataaaatctaaactataaaaaaaaattattttttcattttttagagaaaatgactaggataacactaaaaaagtttttgtcacaaatatagcctctaaaaataaaatgaccaaaataacacttaatattttatcaaaagagataaatttacatttataccccaatggtaaattaatttagacaggtttaggatttatagtttagggttgagagtttaggttttagggtttagagttgggaagtggggttttggaataagatttcaaattttgaaaaataaaaaaaaaataaatttttcaaaagataaaatgctattttggtcattttagtttttgagagctatttttgtgacataaacttagaaatatgctattttggagatttgcctttttttatttttattttatttatttttgtttgtttatttaattttaaaccaagggtattagagatattttaccatttaatgaatgttatttacttatttttgtaactttttcCTTCTAGTACCATTTTTgagacaaaaattcaaaatgtgctattattgacaattgcccctaaaaaaattatctaaataaaactttttttcttaaaagagTCTAAATAAAACTTGTTTTAATCATTTATCTCTTCATTTTTTCAACTGAGATTATATTAGTAGAGACGGAAAGAGATTTTGAGTTAGTAAAAGAGTCGATTGGTTGAAAACCCAAAAAGAAGTTCATAATTAGGTAAATGCCATAACAGTAAAAGTTTACAGTCTACAGCACTAAATGagggtttaaaattatgttaatCTCCTTGATATTGTCTCCTTCTTCTCttactttctttctctctctatttacAAAAAGCAAAAGAGAAACACTTTCCGACTCGCTTTGTTTCTGTCGTGACGAAAAAAATTCCAGAAATTTCAATGGGTTGTTGTCAATCCATGGGTCCGGGCGAACACCAGCCGCTTGAGAAAGATGGAGCTCAACCGACGCAAGTGACTGAAAACCACCACGGCGGCGCTACGACGGCTGATAACAGCGGCGGAGATGGTGGTGtagctggaggaggaggaggaggaggagggatcCCGTCTTTCTCTGCGTTCTCTTTCTCCGACCTCAAAGCAGCTACAAACAACTTCAGCTCCGACAACATCGTGTCTGAAAGCGGCGAGAAATCCCCAAATCTGGTCTACAAAGGCCAACTTCAGAACCGCCGTTGGATCGCCGTCAAGAAGTTCACTAAGATGGTTTGGCCTGATCCTAAACAATTCGCGGTAATAGAAAAAACATTTcttgattattttgtttatgttcatggctttgtttttgaaatctgtgttcCTGAATTTTGTTACAGGAAGAAGCATGGGGTGTTGGGAAATTCAGACAGAACCGGTTGGCGAATTTGATTGGATACTGTTGTGATGGAGACGGTGGGAGAGAATGTGTTGTGAATCTTAACCGACGATTTGTGTATAGAACAGTGAAGTAATTTAGGATTTGTCTGTATTGAGATTTGCAGAGAAATGGAGtttgtggagagagagagagagagagagagagagagagagagagagagagagagagagagagagagagagagagagagagagagagagagagagagagagagagagagagagagagagagagagagagagagagagagagagagagagagagagagagacgacacAATATGAAGTCTATGATAGGTAGAAGTAATAGGGGTAGCAGAGACATTAGAGAAAATGTACA
This genomic interval from Brassica napus cultivar Da-Ae chromosome A6, Da-Ae, whole genome shotgun sequence contains the following:
- the LOC106347695 gene encoding kinesin-like protein KIN-12E isoform X2; this translates as MPFISETASAIKRRFGFNDRAGTSESARAVPCTPDPSAVSRENHAHHQGMVRRMGDLEEEAEISGGSAAQISRSHSFEFNEDPAFWKDHNVQVIIRTRPLSSSEISTQGNNKCVRQDNGQAITWIGNPEARFTFDLVADENVTQEMMFKVAGVPMVENVVAGYNSCMFAYGQTGSGKTHTMLGDIEGGTRRHSVNCGMTPRVFEFLFSRIQKEKEVRNEEKLQFTCRCSFLEIYNEQILDLLDPSSTNLQLREDHKKGIHVENLKEIEVSSARDVIQQLMEGAANRKVAATNMNRASSRSHSVFTCIIESKWVSQGVTHHRFARLNLVDLAGSERQKSSGAEGERLKEATNINKSLSTLGLVIMNLVSVSNGKSVHVPYRDSKLTFLLQDSLGGNSKTIIIANISPSSSCSLETLSTLKFAQRAKLIKNNAIVNEDASGDVIAMRLQIQQLKKEVSRLRGIVNAGVDNQDIDTASMSCPASPMSLKWDGFNGSFTPLTTHKRTSKPKDYEVALVGALRREREKDAALQALTAENEASMKLEKKREDEIRGLKMMLKLRDSAIKSLQGVASGKISVEAHLQKEKADLLKEIEVLRAQVDRNQEVTKFATENLRLKEEIRRLKSQCEEGERDILNQQIQVLQAKLLEALDWKLMHESDCSTVKEDGNISNMFYSNQNQESKKLSSIQDENEFLRMQAIQNRAEMESLQKSLSFSIDEKERLERLVENLAKQLEGIKSSGRVGDGDQIEVETMVQAIACASQREAVAHETAVKLSKENEELCQKIKVLIEDNNKLIELYEQVAAENSSRALGNTETHSSSNNAEAQKNNSCDITLEVEKSAEEELKKMIGNLENQLSEMHEENEKLMSLYEKAMKEKDEFKRLLAAPAQEKLIEADASDTEMELCNITPSDRSTGDLNSARLKLELAEEKLSVSAKTIGVFSSLEEIILDIIKLSKQSKEAEDKVKKHQKELGLIEAVSDQTKARKEVAERKLAALRCSLSNFVSSSAYFQQREERARARVKASSDNLNQKNEELNVLQSYKREIDAAMGKIQQSEAELKSNIVMLKIKVDEENRRHEEEKVLCAIDNIEKINTPQRNTLLTGKATDLLKSEEEKTKLQSEMKLSREKLASVRKEIEDMNRKSLKLEKEIKTVEKEIEKRSTTRSESERELEHTIQEKQCLEEMEEVGMCEIQNMIMEIHQLVFESDLRKEEVKTVREELDAEEHRAKEVHKATMVAVEDALKKKKSGGEYLLSGKVEEEVGSVSCLVHDAAKLLEDSH
- the LOC106351753 gene encoding serine/threonine-protein kinase BSK1-like; translation: MGCCQSMGPGEHQPLEKDGAQPTQVTENHHGGATTADNSGGDGGVAGGGGGGGGIPSFSAFSFSDLKAATNNFSSDNIVSESGEKSPNLVYKGQLQNRRWIAVKKFTKMVWPDPKQFAEEAWGVGKFRQNRLANLIGYCCDGDGGRECVVNLNRRFVYRTVK
- the LOC106347695 gene encoding kinesin-like protein KIN-12E isoform X1; amino-acid sequence: MPFISETASAIKRRFGFNDRAGTSESARAVPCTPDPSAVSRENHAHHQGMVRRMGDLEEEAEISGGSAAQISRSHSFEFNEDPAFWKDHNVQVIIRTRPLSSSEISTQGNNKCVRQDNGQAITWIGNPEARFTFDLVADENVTQEMMFKVAGVPMVENVVAGYNSCMFAYGQTGSGKTHTMLGDIEGGTRRHSVNCGMTPRVFEFLFSRIQKEKEVRNEEKLQFTCRCSFLEIYNEQILDLLDPSSTNLQLREDHKKGIHVENLKEIEVSSARDVIQQLMEGAANRKVAATNMNRASSRSHSVFTCIIESKWVSQGVTHHRFARLNLVDLAGSERQKSSGAEGERLKEATNINKSLSTLGLVIMNLVSVSNGKSVHVPYRDSKLTFLLQVNYFLNVDVCIYSSVISWLSFLHTYLQDSLGGNSKTIIIANISPSSSCSLETLSTLKFAQRAKLIKNNAIVNEDASGDVIAMRLQIQQLKKEVSRLRGIVNAGVDNQDIDTASMSCPASPMSLKWDGFNGSFTPLTTHKRTSKPKDYEVALVGALRREREKDAALQALTAENEASMKLEKKREDEIRGLKMMLKLRDSAIKSLQGVASGKISVEAHLQKEKADLLKEIEVLRAQVDRNQEVTKFATENLRLKEEIRRLKSQCEEGERDILNQQIQVLQAKLLEALDWKLMHESDCSTVKEDGNISNMFYSNQNQESKKLSSIQDENEFLRMQAIQNRAEMESLQKSLSFSIDEKERLERLVENLAKQLEGIKSSGRVGDGDQIEVETMVQAIACASQREAVAHETAVKLSKENEELCQKIKVLIEDNNKLIELYEQVAAENSSRALGNTETHSSSNNAEAQKNNSCDITLEVEKSAEEELKKMIGNLENQLSEMHEENEKLMSLYEKAMKEKDEFKRLLAAPAQEKLIEADASDTEMELCNITPSDRSTGDLNSARLKLELAEEKLSVSAKTIGVFSSLEEIILDIIKLSKQSKEAEDKVKKHQKELGLIEAVSDQTKARKEVAERKLAALRCSLSNFVSSSAYFQQREERARARVKASSDNLNQKNEELNVLQSYKREIDAAMGKIQQSEAELKSNIVMLKIKVDEENRRHEEEKVLCAIDNIEKINTPQRNTLLTGKATDLLKSEEEKTKLQSEMKLSREKLASVRKEIEDMNRKSLKLEKEIKTVEKEIEKRSTTRSESERELEHTIQEKQCLEEMEEVGMCEIQNMIMEIHQLVFESDLRKEEVKTVREELDAEEHRAKEVHKATMVAVEDALKKKKSGGEYLLSGKVEEEVGSVSCLVHDAAKLLEDSH